One stretch of Rhodohalobacter mucosus DNA includes these proteins:
- a CDS encoding TolC family protein, with translation MNVKHICFVCLGLMVMLLLTPDTLLSQETAKSREPLSLTLQEAMSAAMENNFSIDQSEYDVMKARAQYRQTNAVFLPTLSFEYNAISTNDPLNVFGFKLKQELVSQQDFNPALLNNPDPYENFSARLEVQQPIFNPDMIMQRGAVKNRLNSANEQQDGTMRHIRFEVQNQYYSLILHRRQLDVLETALETAGEHRRQAQNYFEEGILSREDFLAARVYELEMESRKINAENELKHAGEEMALLLGMDGSRPVEPADDMISSGEAIDVPDLSLIEVDNAQLRAIEERVKAAEKMTRAAKYSFLPKINLFGSYEYNDPDFAGLNANSYMIGANLKWNIFSGFRNAGKVMEATADYNKAVSMRASHRIETENRVRQAYRNLEHAEKELLLTEEAISQSTEDVKIRSNRYDEGMERITDLLEAETKLAEARLKNIMALYKYNMSIAALEMLLEKDLNNVEYQ, from the coding sequence ATGAATGTTAAGCACATATGCTTTGTCTGCCTGGGCCTGATGGTGATGCTGTTACTGACACCTGATACGCTCTTATCCCAGGAAACGGCAAAAAGCAGGGAACCACTTTCCTTAACACTGCAAGAGGCGATGTCTGCCGCCATGGAGAATAATTTCAGCATTGATCAGTCAGAATATGATGTGATGAAGGCGCGGGCACAGTACCGTCAAACCAACGCCGTATTTCTACCCACGCTTTCGTTCGAATACAATGCGATATCCACAAACGACCCGCTGAATGTATTCGGGTTTAAGCTGAAGCAGGAATTGGTATCCCAGCAGGATTTCAATCCGGCACTCCTTAACAATCCGGACCCATATGAAAATTTCAGTGCCAGACTGGAAGTTCAACAGCCAATCTTCAACCCCGATATGATCATGCAGCGGGGTGCTGTGAAAAACCGGCTTAACTCGGCAAATGAACAGCAAGATGGAACAATGAGGCACATCCGTTTCGAGGTTCAGAATCAATATTACAGCCTGATCCTTCATAGACGTCAGCTCGATGTTTTGGAAACCGCTCTGGAAACGGCAGGGGAACACAGGAGACAGGCTCAGAACTATTTTGAAGAGGGAATATTAAGCAGGGAGGACTTTCTTGCCGCACGAGTGTATGAGCTGGAAATGGAGAGCAGAAAAATAAATGCGGAGAATGAGTTAAAGCATGCCGGTGAGGAGATGGCGCTGCTACTTGGAATGGATGGTTCCAGGCCTGTAGAGCCTGCAGATGATATGATATCATCAGGAGAAGCTATTGATGTACCGGACCTGAGCCTGATAGAAGTTGATAACGCCCAGCTGAGAGCCATTGAAGAAAGGGTAAAGGCAGCTGAAAAGATGACAAGAGCTGCTAAGTATAGCTTTTTGCCCAAAATAAATCTGTTTGGCAGCTATGAATACAACGATCCTGATTTTGCAGGCCTTAATGCGAACTCATACATGATCGGCGCCAATTTAAAGTGGAACATATTTTCAGGTTTTCGCAATGCGGGGAAAGTGATGGAAGCGACCGCAGATTACAACAAAGCGGTGAGCATGCGGGCGAGCCATAGAATTGAAACAGAAAATCGCGTGCGTCAGGCTTATCGCAATCTGGAACATGCGGAAAAAGAATTGTTGCTGACGGAGGAAGCTATCTCGCAATCAACCGAGGATGTAAAAATAAGGTCGAACAGATACGATGAAGGCATGGAAAGAATCACGGACCTCCTTGAGGCAGAAACAAAGTTGGCCGAAGCCAGGCTGAAAAACATAATGGCTCTTTATAAATACAATATGAGCATTGCAGCACTTGAGATGCTGTTAGAAAAGGATTTAAACAACGTAGAATACCAATGA
- a CDS encoding ArsR/SmtB family transcription factor — MDTRKLKTNLYKQLASVTKALSNPHRLEIIDLLAQGAFPVEYIAEQTNMPVANASQHLQVLKNSGLVTTNREGKYIYYELAGQHVYNTWCSLRELGFMQNSEIRKLLSDYRERRNQLHTISDQELISRVEKGDIYIIDVRPEKEYTKGHIKSAVSIPNRTLRERVSEMPKDREIVAYCRGPLCLMADEAVSYLRKKGYRAWKLDDGYSGWVAGKRPVAYES; from the coding sequence ATGGACACCCGAAAACTGAAAACCAACCTGTACAAGCAGCTGGCAAGTGTCACCAAAGCACTTAGTAATCCGCATCGTCTGGAAATCATCGATTTGCTGGCTCAGGGGGCTTTTCCGGTAGAGTACATTGCTGAACAAACGAACATGCCTGTTGCGAATGCATCCCAGCATTTGCAGGTGCTTAAGAATTCAGGATTGGTGACTACCAACAGGGAAGGAAAGTACATCTACTATGAGCTTGCAGGGCAGCACGTTTACAATACATGGTGCTCACTAAGAGAACTTGGTTTTATGCAGAATAGTGAAATACGGAAACTTCTGAGCGATTACAGAGAGCGTCGAAATCAGCTGCATACCATCAGCGATCAAGAATTGATCAGCCGGGTTGAAAAAGGAGACATATACATCATTGATGTACGCCCGGAGAAGGAGTACACAAAAGGTCATATAAAAAGTGCAGTATCCATACCGAATCGCACTCTGAGGGAAAGAGTCAGTGAGATGCCGAAAGACCGTGAAATAGTGGCGTATTGTCGGGGCCCGCTTTGTTTAATGGCTGATGAAGCAGTCTCTTACTTAAGAAAAAAAGGCTACAGAGCCTGGAAACTTGATGACGGCTATTCAGGGTGGGTTGCAGGAAAACGACCGGTTGCATATGAATCCTGA
- a CDS encoding TonB-dependent receptor domain-containing protein: protein MSTLKFFIVLAALCMLLPDITLSDTCAESPDLINLYAENEVSGTVRASDTREPIAGAHVTLMPEQRITVTGSDGSFTITLPAAREEIHLRVSHIGFRTGTLHLSADALDASVDILLDPVASTMSPLTVLAHREMGTPGNELDPEGSALLPIDSGAFLREAGNASGIRRGGFGIDPVLRGLSGSRLNVRLDGLTTTAAACPNRMDPPTSHIRLSDIERVEIHRGPHALEFGPAFGGTVNFVPHETPVMTEFTMSGDLRAGYESNTGHRKTDLRLRTGDEKWSLLLSGGLSGTDDYTAGNSTVVPAGFRSADYGLEGSVHVAENSRLSAGWSQSFIRDADFPALGMDMAQDDTYKLKSGFEWTPARSDVFREIKLNGYWSLVDHEMNNFDRSSFADRSAVALAETESAGFHAKARGLFTNGTFTIAAGLDNQLVDGTRFVEFKTGMRAGQNMEYNLWQGAHVSNLGLYSGMEYFAGEWTLSAGLRADYNMADIDEPAPRFQDRDNSSGYLNLSISGGITRPLSSTTTAGFYIGRGVRSPDVTERFINFLTIGRDGYEYAGNPDLKPEANNQADFVLTSDFGRFRLETNLFASYMTDYISAVFLPDVAPVGMMAPGVREFRNRGNAWFTGFELSADIDLANAWYAGFSSSYTYAAYADDGSAVAEIPPFEASIKTGGAFLAGKVMPEVSVRRVLPQTRFDSEFAETRTPGFWLADIQTRVLVQSGISLTGGVRNLFDKTYYEHLNRRFNPGVNPSGNALYEPGRRFFVELSVLF from the coding sequence ATGTCTACGCTTAAATTTTTTATAGTGCTGGCAGCACTCTGTATGCTGCTGCCGGATATCACTCTGTCTGATACATGTGCTGAAAGCCCGGATCTCATTAACCTGTATGCAGAAAATGAAGTCTCCGGAACCGTACGCGCTTCCGATACCCGCGAACCTATTGCGGGAGCTCACGTAACTCTGATGCCAGAGCAAAGGATAACGGTCACCGGGTCAGATGGATCCTTCACCATCACCCTGCCCGCTGCCCGCGAGGAGATCCATCTTCGTGTATCCCATATCGGGTTCAGAACCGGGACCCTTCATCTGTCAGCCGATGCACTAGATGCTTCAGTCGATATTCTGCTCGACCCTGTTGCTTCCACGATGAGTCCGTTAACGGTGCTTGCTCACCGCGAAATGGGCACTCCGGGCAACGAACTGGATCCGGAAGGGTCGGCGCTGCTGCCCATCGATTCCGGTGCTTTTTTAAGAGAAGCCGGGAACGCATCGGGGATTCGCAGGGGCGGTTTCGGTATCGACCCTGTGTTGCGGGGACTCAGCGGCAGCAGGCTGAACGTCCGCCTCGATGGACTCACCACTACGGCTGCAGCCTGCCCGAACCGTATGGATCCTCCGACCTCTCACATTCGCCTTAGCGATATTGAACGGGTTGAAATTCACCGCGGCCCGCACGCCCTGGAATTCGGTCCCGCCTTCGGGGGAACGGTTAATTTCGTTCCCCACGAAACCCCGGTCATGACGGAATTCACCATGAGCGGAGACCTGAGGGCAGGATATGAGTCAAATACAGGTCACCGAAAAACCGATCTGCGGCTTCGAACAGGCGATGAAAAATGGAGCCTTCTATTAAGCGGCGGTTTGTCGGGGACAGATGATTATACGGCGGGTAACAGTACGGTCGTGCCGGCAGGTTTCAGGTCAGCTGATTATGGACTGGAAGGATCTGTTCATGTTGCCGAAAACAGCCGGCTGAGCGCAGGATGGTCGCAATCGTTTATCAGAGACGCAGATTTTCCGGCACTTGGAATGGATATGGCCCAGGATGATACCTACAAGCTGAAATCCGGCTTTGAATGGACACCCGCACGCTCCGATGTGTTTCGGGAGATAAAATTGAACGGTTACTGGAGCCTGGTGGACCATGAAATGAATAATTTCGACCGAAGCTCATTTGCCGACCGCAGTGCAGTGGCGCTTGCTGAAACGGAGTCGGCAGGTTTTCACGCGAAGGCCAGGGGTCTGTTTACAAACGGTACATTCACCATTGCAGCCGGGCTGGATAACCAACTTGTTGACGGCACACGCTTCGTGGAGTTTAAAACCGGGATGAGAGCCGGCCAGAATATGGAATACAATCTCTGGCAGGGAGCACACGTCTCCAATCTGGGACTCTATTCGGGTATGGAGTACTTTGCAGGCGAGTGGACGCTGTCTGCCGGGCTTCGGGCCGATTATAATATGGCGGATATAGATGAGCCCGCTCCCAGGTTTCAGGACCGTGATAACAGTTCCGGGTATCTCAATCTGAGCATCAGCGGTGGAATTACCAGGCCGCTGTCGTCAACCACAACAGCCGGTTTTTATATCGGACGCGGAGTGAGAAGCCCCGATGTTACAGAACGGTTTATCAACTTCCTCACCATCGGGCGCGATGGATATGAGTATGCGGGTAATCCGGATCTGAAGCCGGAAGCCAACAATCAGGCTGATTTCGTTCTAACCTCCGACTTCGGCCGGTTCCGGCTCGAAACCAATCTGTTTGCTTCCTACATGACCGACTACATCTCGGCCGTGTTTCTGCCGGATGTGGCACCGGTAGGAATGATGGCTCCGGGTGTGCGTGAATTCAGAAACCGCGGCAACGCCTGGTTTACAGGGTTCGAGCTGTCTGCTGACATAGACCTGGCAAACGCCTGGTATGCAGGTTTCAGCAGTTCATACACCTACGCAGCCTATGCGGACGACGGCTCTGCAGTTGCGGAAATACCCCCGTTCGAGGCGTCGATTAAGACGGGTGGAGCGTTCCTGGCAGGTAAAGTGATGCCGGAAGTGAGCGTGCGAAGAGTGCTGCCTCAAACCCGGTTTGACAGCGAATTTGCAGAAACGCGAACACCGGGATTCTGGCTTGCAGATATTCAGACGCGTGTACTGGTGCAGAGTGGAATCTCCCTTACCGGCGGCGTGCGAAACCTGTTTGATAAAACCTATTACGAACACCTGAACCGCAGGTTCAATCCGGGCGTTAACCCGTCAGGCAACGCCCTGTATGAGCCGGGAAGGCGCTTCTTCGTTGAACTGTCTGTACTATTTTAA